Part of the Saccharomyces kudriavzevii IFO 1802 strain IFO1802 genome assembly, chromosome: 8 genome is shown below.
CCATGAATCAAAACTGTTGACAAGTTAACCATtttcccttcttttttacaCAGCCTGCTCTTGGATACATTTATTGCATAACTAACGAGGGAACAAGCTCCAAGAAGCCATCGACGTATAATACTTATATATTGCGTGCTGCATAAGGCGATCAGATGATCGCATTCAGAATTAAACACctcaaaaaaacaagagcCACAGTTTCCTTATCTAGCAGTGCTTGCACAATGCCTTTCAACTTTACCAGAGAACACTAAAAACCTCCGATCAACACATGTTGGAGGTGCCAGAAAGTCTTATTTTTACATATTACTGTGCAACATAGGATCAATTCCATTTGCATAAACGTTGCGACAGACATACACGTCGCGCAATTGCATGTGACGTCTTACTAAAGCATAACGTGTTGTAGTACTGTTCCATGAAAACGATGCTATTAACAATCAACCGCCAGCGTtatctcaaaaaaaagagaactgACCTCCAAGATGTCAGTTCTCTTTAGCTACATGATGCTATTCCGTCATGATGCTATTCCGTCGTAGCTAGCCTTATCATATATAGCTTAAGGAAaccaaaaatatttcaagcGCGAGTGAGAAAAAGGGTCTTCTTTCTATAAcgaaggaaagaaaagagttCAATTGTGGTAAGTAGACGAGCAAAAGCAGGGATAAAAGCTCGGCTTTCTATGATCAGGATACAATTGAGAAGCATGTCCAACAAAACATCCAAGAGTGATTATCCAAAGGAGTTtgtcaatttcttgaacaGCTCGCATTCCCCCTACCATGCAGTTCATAATATTAAAAAGCATTTGGTGTCGAAGGGTTTCAGGGAACTGAGCGAACGTGAATCATGGGCTGGCCAAGTCTCACGGGAAGGCAAGTACTTTGTAACGAGGAACAGCTCTTCCATTATTGCGTTTGCCATTGGCGGAAAATGGAAACCTGGCAATCCGATTGCGATTACGGGTGCTCACACCGATTCTCCCGTGTTGAGAATCAAGCCTATTTCCAAGAGGGTTAATGAGAAGTATTTGCAAGTGGGCGTGGAATGTTATGGTGGCGCCATCTGGCACTCGTGGTTTGATAAGGATCTGGGCGTTGCCGGAAGAGTTTTCGTCAGGGACGCAAGAACAGGCAAAACCATTGCTAGATTGGTAGATTTAGATAGACCATTGCTCAAAATTCCTACTTTGGCTATTCATTTGGATAGAGACgtaaaccaaaaatttgagTTCAATAAGGAAACACAATTGTTACCGATTGGCGGTTTACAAAGGAACAGTGCCGAAACCAGCACTGAAAAGGACGCTGATAAAAGTGGCTTTACCTCTATCAAAACAATAGTGGAGAGACATCACGAAGAACTTTTGGAGTTAGTCGCCGAGGAACTAGCTATCGATGCGATTGAAGACATCGAAGATTTCGAATTGATTCTCTACGATCATAACGCGTCCACTCTCGGTGGCTTCAAGAATGAGTTTGTTTTCTCCGGAAGATTGGATAACTTAACGTCCTGTTTCACGTCAATGCACGGTTTGACATTAGCAGCTGACACGGAAATTGATCAGGAAGCAGGTATTAGGTTGATGGCATGCTTTGATCATGAAGAGATAGGCTCGTCCTCCGCACAAGGTGCTGACTCTAACTTCTTGCCTAACATTCTAGAAAGATTATCCATTTTGAGAGGTGACGATTCAGATAAAATTAAGCCGTTATCCAACTCATCAATCTTGGAAACCTCttccaaatcattttttctatctTCCGATGTTGCTCACGCAGTTCATCCAAACTACGCGAACAAATATGAAAGTCAGCATAAGCCTTTATTGGGCAGCGGTCCCgtaatcaaaatcaatgcaAATCAACGTTACATGACCAATTCGCCAGGTCTGGTCTTGGTGAAAAGGCTAGCAGACGCTGCTAAAGTACCTCTGCAATTATTTGTCGTGGCCAACGATTCCCCATGCGGTTCCACTATTGGACCCATCTTAGCATCGAAGACAGGTATCAGAACTTTGGATTTGGGTAATCCACTATTAAGTATGCATTCAATCAGAGAAACTGCTGGTTCTGCCGACTTGGAATATCAAATCAAGTTATTCAGGGAATTTTTCGAACGCTATTCTTCTATAGAATCAGAGATAGTTGTCTAAACGGCAACTTTAGTAATCGATAATCCGAACTAGTTATTTCCTCCTTTTCATATACATAATAAGCCATGCAATATCTTGTGATCTACATAACCTTTCGCGGGgactaaaagaaaaataaaagttttgaaagcCATGTGCTTCTGCAAACAAAAGAACATATTAAAGTTCAAAGCAAACAGTCCTGAAGGAGGCAGTAGATTGATCAATTTTGCATGAGTAAAAGGCTGTCCCTCAAAGACCAATTATTAAATTACAtgcaataaaaaatgaGCGCAAACTTATCGATTGGTAATGAAATTAAAGACTCATTCAAGGAAACCCATAAATGGGTTCAAAATAATCTGAAATGGCTGAAGGACATTGAACAATTCTATCGAGAAAGGGCTAAATTAGAAAAGGAGTACAGTGAGAGACTAGCTCGCTTATCGGCTGAGTACTTCAACAAGAAATCCTCAACATCGGTTCCCATCTCTGTGGGTGACACACCTACTACTACGCCAGGGTCCGTTGAAGCTGCAGGTGTCGTCGCATGGAATGAGATCTTAACTCAAACCGATATGATTTCTAGGGATCATAATCAGTTGTCATcggattttgaaaatcataTCGCAAATCAATTGAGTGGGCTATTTACAAAGCTCGATATGACCTTAAGCAAGATAACTGGATTCAATAATGACATGGTTAATAAAAAGGATAATATCTACCATGAATTAGAAAAGGCTAAGAAGGAC
Proteins encoded:
- the APE4 gene encoding aspartyl aminopeptidase (similar to Saccharomyces cerevisiae APE4 (YHR113W); ancestral locus Anc_5.424) — its product is MIRIQLRSMSNKTSKSDYPKEFVNFLNSSHSPYHAVHNIKKHLVSKGFRELSERESWAGQVSREGKYFVTRNSSSIIAFAIGGKWKPGNPIAITGAHTDSPVLRIKPISKRVNEKYLQVGVECYGGAIWHSWFDKDLGVAGRVFVRDARTGKTIARLVDLDRPLLKIPTLAIHLDRDVNQKFEFNKETQLLPIGGLQRNSAETSTEKDADKSGFTSIKTIVERHHEELLELVAEELAIDAIEDIEDFELILYDHNASTLGGFKNEFVFSGRLDNLTSCFTSMHGLTLAADTEIDQEAGIRLMACFDHEEIGSSSAQGADSNFLPNILERLSILRGDDSDKIKPLSNSSILETSSKSFFLSSDVAHAVHPNYANKYESQHKPLLGSGPVIKINANQRYMTNSPGLVLVKRLADAAKVPLQLFVVANDSPCGSTIGPILASKTGIRTLDLGNPLLSMHSIRETAGSADLEYQIKLFREFFERYSSIESEIVV